From the genome of Anabrus simplex isolate iqAnaSimp1 chromosome X, ASM4041472v1, whole genome shotgun sequence, one region includes:
- the LOC137503347 gene encoding zinc finger protein 180-like produces the protein MRSHTSENRYCCNVGGKSFSRKKLAGHMGNHTGNEPHFCTVCCKSFVKKSSLSYHKLTRTGEKPYRCDVCSKSFRQKGTLADHMRTHTGEKPYRCNVCGKSFIQRSKLTAHMRTHTGEKPFRCNVCSKSFILKSILTGHMQTHTLEKPYRCNVCGKSFIQRVKLTAHMRTHTGEKPYRCNVCSKSFILKSILTGHMKTHTGEKPYRCNVCGKSFIRRGKLTEHMRTHTGEKPYSCNVCSKSFIQKGILTGHMGTHTGEKPYSCNVCGKSFTRKGSLTDHMRTHTGEKPYRCNVCGKSFTQKGILTGHMWTHTAEKSYSAMSVANHS, from the coding sequence atgcggtctcacacgagcgagaaccgatactgctgcaacgtcggtggtaaatccttcagccggaaaaaactagcaggtcacatgggtAATCACACAGGCAACGAGCctcatttttgcactgtatgttgcaaatcatttgtcaagaaaagtagtttatcttatcacaagctgactagaacaggagagaagccatacaggtgcgatgtctgtagcaagtcatttaGACAGAAAGGCACTCTagccgatcatatgcggactcatacaggcgagaagccatacaggtgcaatgtctgtggcaaatcattcatacagagaagtaAACTAACcgcacatatgcggacccatacaggcgagaagccgtttagatgcaatgtctgtagcaaatcattcatactgaaaagcattctaaccggtcatatgcagacccatacactcgagaagccatacaggtgcaatgtctgtggcaaatcattcatacagagagttaAACTAACcgcacatatgcggacccatacaggcgagaagccgtataGGTGCaacgtctgtagcaaatcattcatactgaaaagcattctaaccggtcatatgaagacccatacaggcgagaagccttacagatgcaatgtctgtggcaaatcattcatacggagaggtaaactaaccgaacatatgcggacacatacaggtgagaagccgtaCAGTTGTAAtgtttgtagcaaatcattcatacaaaaaGGGATTTTAACCGGTCATatggggacccatacaggcgagaagccatacagttgcaatgtctgtggcaaatcattcactaggaaaggtagtctgaccgatcatatgcggacccatacaggcgagaagccataccgctgcaatgtctgtggcaaatcattcacacagaaaggcattctaaccggtcatatgtggacccatacagccGAGAAGTCATacagtgcaatgtctgtggcaaatcattcataa